In the genome of Coturnix japonica isolate 7356 chromosome Z, Coturnix japonica 2.1, whole genome shotgun sequence, one region contains:
- the LOC107306616 gene encoding proteoglycan 4-like isoform X4, with amino-acid sequence MAKEQDQKAHSQADKRLPSVREQRQVGRRPQQAVLPGRQSQDLSVRGIQLPPLPHPAQASGSRRAQADRPELRQGLPRSSGSGEGRRPLPALPPLPQGALSLPAAPQNAATARGQVHTLSTLPPIASRSFPRGRAASAVRATTSRVAVPGLQDNPQPQETAVRAEGWQADLSVPALPLRPAEKTPESLRLAYRMRPAAIRSGPWLKPAQPRQRAPTSTVRTPARRTQVLAPKAGKVTENETQRAASAQEDSGDAHRVSTSRSLAAEQAAEKEAEQAAEQAADNGAKDAEDSKERARSARRGDRFLPCSLCCSTYSAVGKDEQDEGKDTSGRDAMSVAGKEPVSTSFPGAEALPPASSVPGNLQHDVSKMQVEDSLEIRDTFTHSSTPGEGRQPLPTCGPSLCVPAPPLKPAHATRKSYNLTYRRRPVATRPRPCRKPASPRQSAPTSTEETAAQATQLLAPQVGSSPTHQTPPAPSAQEGSKDAVKAPESHSQEAEQAAEGGARAAGTPQDMLVEKDDEERACSSKRGGMFLPFFLCCSTSTSTSSLMDEVEDEEESVDIPIWEGSHSYSSTHLDDQENIEDNRQ; translated from the exons ATGGCGAAGGAGCAGGACCAGAAGGCCCACTCCCAAGCTGATAAAAGACTGCCGAGTGTGCGGGAACAGCGCCAG GTGGGCCGCAGGCCGCagcaagctgtgctgccaggcagACAGAGCCAGGATTTGTCTGTCCGTGGGATCCAACTGCCACCACTGCCCCACCCAGCACAAGCCTCTGGGAGCCGCCGTGCACAG GCGGACAGACCGGAGCTCAGGCAGGGACTGCCCCGCAGCAGTGGCTCTGGGGAAGGGAGACGGCCTCTGCCAGCCTTGCCGCCTCTCCCACAGGGGGCGCTGTCACTGCCAGCTGCGCCCCAGAATGCAGCCACTGCTCGGGGACAAGTTCACACCTTGTCCACACTGCCACCAATAGCCTCCAGAAGTTTTCcaagaggcagagctgccagtgCTGTGAGAGCTACCACCAGCAGAGTGGCTGTCCCAGGTCTTCAGGACAACCCTCAGCCCCAGGAAACGGCAGTGAGGGCCGAGGGCTGGCAGGCAGATCTATCTGTCCCTGCACTCCCCCTCAGGCCTGCAGAGAAGACACCCGAGTCCCTCAGGCTGGCGTATCGGATGCGTCCAGCAGCCATAAGATCAGGACCCTGGCTGAAACCAGCACAACCTAGACAACGTGCACCCACCAGCACTGTAAGAACACCGGCACGAAGAACCCAGGTGCTGGCCCCCAAGGCTGGGAAAGTCACTGAGAATGAGACGCAACGTGCTGCCAGTGCTCAGGAGGACAGCGGAGATGCTCACAGGGTCTCTACATCACGCTccctggcagcagagcaggcagcagagaaggaagcagagcaggcagcagagcaggcagcagacaATGGTGCCAAAGATGCCGAAGACAGCAAAGAGAGGGCCCGCTCTGCCAGGAGAGGGGACAGgttcctgccctgctctcttTGCTGTTCCACCTACAGCGCTGTTGGCAAAGATGAGCAGGATGAGGGGAAAGACACCTCTGGGAGAGACGCTATGTCAGTGGCAGGAAAGGAGCCTGTGAGCACATCATTTCCTGGGGCAGAGGCCCTGCCTCCAGCGTCTTCAGTGCCTGGAAACCTTCAGCATGATGTGAGCAAGATGCAAGTG GAGGACAGCCTGGAGATCAGGGACACATTCACCCACAGCAGCACGCCAGGGGAGGGGAGACAGCCTCTGCCAACTTGTGGACCatccctgtgtgtccctgcaCCCCCTCTCAAGCCTGCACATGCCACACGCAAATCCTACAATTTGACATACAGAAGGCGTCCTGTAGCCACCAGACCTAGACCCTGCCGGAAACCAGCAAGTCCAAGGCAGAGTGCACCCACCAGCACTgaggaaacagcagcacaagcaaCGCAGTTGCTGGCCCCCCAGGTTGGGAGCAGCCCCACACATCAGACACCACCTGCTCCCAGTGCTCAGGAGGGCAGTAAAGATGCTGTCAAGGCCCCTGAATCACATTCCcaggaggcagagcaggcagcagaaggtggtgccagagctgctggcactcCTCAGGACATGCTGGTTGAAAAGGATGATGAAGAAAGGGCATGTTCCAGCAAGAGAGGGGGCATGTTCCTgcccttctttctttgctgctccacctccacctccaccaGTTCTCTGATGGATGAGGTGGAAGACGAGGAAGAGAGCGTAGACATTCCTATTTGGGAGGGATCACATAGTTATTCCTCAAC ACATCTTGATGACCAAGAAAACATAGAAGATAACAGGCAGTAG
- the LOC107306616 gene encoding proteoglycan 4-like isoform X1 translates to MAGPEHLWPGHRSSCPGAFSGHQPTPRTALCPEAESSRTQLSRAVCAQEQPPHGGFARDAGGNAATCNPGLLLPTQVGRRPQQAVLPGRQSQDLSVRGIQLPPLPHPAQASGSRRAQADRPELRQGLPRSSGSGEGRRPLPALPPLPQGALSLPAAPQNAATARGQVHTLSTLPPIASRSFPRGRAASAVRATTSRVAVPGLQDNPQPQETAVRAEGWQADLSVPALPLRPAEKTPESLRLAYRMRPAAIRSGPWLKPAQPRQRAPTSTVRTPARRTQVLAPKAGKVTENETQRAASAQEDSGDAHRVSTSRSLAAEQAAEKEAEQAAEQAADNGAKDAEDSKERARSARRGDRFLPCSLCCSTYSAVGKDEQDEGKDTSGRDAMSVAGKEPVSTSFPGAEALPPASSVPGNLQHDVSKMQVEDSLEIRDTFTHSSTPGEGRQPLPTCGPSLCVPAPPLKPAHATRKSYNLTYRRRPVATRPRPCRKPASPRQSAPTSTEETAAQATQLLAPQVGSSPTHQTPPAPSAQEGSKDAVKAPESHSQEAEQAAEGGARAAGTPQDMLVEKDDEERACSSKRGGMFLPFFLCCSTSTSTSSLMDEVEDEEESVDIPIWEGSHSYSSTHLDDQENIEDNRQ, encoded by the exons ATGGCGGGCCCTGAGCACCTGTGGCCAGGGCACCGCTCCTCCTGCCCCGGGGCGTTTTCTGGGCACCAGCCGACTCCCaggacagctctgtgccccGAGGCAGAGAGCAGTAGGAcccagctcagcagggctgtctGTGCCCAGGAACAGCCTCCTCATGGGGGCTTTGCCAGGGACGCTGGTGGTAATGCAGCCACCTGCAACCCAGGCCTCCTTCTCCCTACACAGGTGGGCCGCAGGCCGCagcaagctgtgctgccaggcagACAGAGCCAGGATTTGTCTGTCCGTGGGATCCAACTGCCACCACTGCCCCACCCAGCACAAGCCTCTGGGAGCCGCCGTGCACAG GCGGACAGACCGGAGCTCAGGCAGGGACTGCCCCGCAGCAGTGGCTCTGGGGAAGGGAGACGGCCTCTGCCAGCCTTGCCGCCTCTCCCACAGGGGGCGCTGTCACTGCCAGCTGCGCCCCAGAATGCAGCCACTGCTCGGGGACAAGTTCACACCTTGTCCACACTGCCACCAATAGCCTCCAGAAGTTTTCcaagaggcagagctgccagtgCTGTGAGAGCTACCACCAGCAGAGTGGCTGTCCCAGGTCTTCAGGACAACCCTCAGCCCCAGGAAACGGCAGTGAGGGCCGAGGGCTGGCAGGCAGATCTATCTGTCCCTGCACTCCCCCTCAGGCCTGCAGAGAAGACACCCGAGTCCCTCAGGCTGGCGTATCGGATGCGTCCAGCAGCCATAAGATCAGGACCCTGGCTGAAACCAGCACAACCTAGACAACGTGCACCCACCAGCACTGTAAGAACACCGGCACGAAGAACCCAGGTGCTGGCCCCCAAGGCTGGGAAAGTCACTGAGAATGAGACGCAACGTGCTGCCAGTGCTCAGGAGGACAGCGGAGATGCTCACAGGGTCTCTACATCACGCTccctggcagcagagcaggcagcagagaaggaagcagagcaggcagcagagcaggcagcagacaATGGTGCCAAAGATGCCGAAGACAGCAAAGAGAGGGCCCGCTCTGCCAGGAGAGGGGACAGgttcctgccctgctctcttTGCTGTTCCACCTACAGCGCTGTTGGCAAAGATGAGCAGGATGAGGGGAAAGACACCTCTGGGAGAGACGCTATGTCAGTGGCAGGAAAGGAGCCTGTGAGCACATCATTTCCTGGGGCAGAGGCCCTGCCTCCAGCGTCTTCAGTGCCTGGAAACCTTCAGCATGATGTGAGCAAGATGCAAGTG GAGGACAGCCTGGAGATCAGGGACACATTCACCCACAGCAGCACGCCAGGGGAGGGGAGACAGCCTCTGCCAACTTGTGGACCatccctgtgtgtccctgcaCCCCCTCTCAAGCCTGCACATGCCACACGCAAATCCTACAATTTGACATACAGAAGGCGTCCTGTAGCCACCAGACCTAGACCCTGCCGGAAACCAGCAAGTCCAAGGCAGAGTGCACCCACCAGCACTgaggaaacagcagcacaagcaaCGCAGTTGCTGGCCCCCCAGGTTGGGAGCAGCCCCACACATCAGACACCACCTGCTCCCAGTGCTCAGGAGGGCAGTAAAGATGCTGTCAAGGCCCCTGAATCACATTCCcaggaggcagagcaggcagcagaaggtggtgccagagctgctggcactcCTCAGGACATGCTGGTTGAAAAGGATGATGAAGAAAGGGCATGTTCCAGCAAGAGAGGGGGCATGTTCCTgcccttctttctttgctgctccacctccacctccaccaGTTCTCTGATGGATGAGGTGGAAGACGAGGAAGAGAGCGTAGACATTCCTATTTGGGAGGGATCACATAGTTATTCCTCAAC ACATCTTGATGACCAAGAAAACATAGAAGATAACAGGCAGTAG
- the LOC107306616 gene encoding proteoglycan 4-like isoform X2 translates to MAGPEHLWPGHRSSCPGAFSGHQPTPRTALCPEAESSRTQLSRAVCAQEQPPHGGFARDAGGNAATCNPGLLLPTQVGRRPQQAVLPGRQSQDLSVRGIQLPPLPHPAQASGSRRAQADRPELRQGLPRSSGSGEGRRPLPALPPLPQGALSLPAAPQNAATARGQVHTLSTLPPIASRSFPRGRAASAVRATTSRVAVPGLQDNPQPQETAVRAEGWQADLSVPALPLRPAEKTPESLRLAYRMRPAAIRSGPWLKPAQPRQRAPTSTVRTPARRTQVLAPKAGKVTENETQRAASAQEDSGDAHRVSTSRSLAAEQAAEKEAEQAAEQAADNGAKDAEDSKERARSARRGDRFLPCSLCCSTYSAVGKDEQDEGKDTSGRDAMSVAGKEPVSTSFPGAEALPPASSVPGNLQHDEDSLEIRDTFTHSSTPGEGRQPLPTCGPSLCVPAPPLKPAHATRKSYNLTYRRRPVATRPRPCRKPASPRQSAPTSTEETAAQATQLLAPQVGSSPTHQTPPAPSAQEGSKDAVKAPESHSQEAEQAAEGGARAAGTPQDMLVEKDDEERACSSKRGGMFLPFFLCCSTSTSTSSLMDEVEDEEESVDIPIWEGSHSYSSTHLDDQENIEDNRQ, encoded by the exons ATGGCGGGCCCTGAGCACCTGTGGCCAGGGCACCGCTCCTCCTGCCCCGGGGCGTTTTCTGGGCACCAGCCGACTCCCaggacagctctgtgccccGAGGCAGAGAGCAGTAGGAcccagctcagcagggctgtctGTGCCCAGGAACAGCCTCCTCATGGGGGCTTTGCCAGGGACGCTGGTGGTAATGCAGCCACCTGCAACCCAGGCCTCCTTCTCCCTACACAGGTGGGCCGCAGGCCGCagcaagctgtgctgccaggcagACAGAGCCAGGATTTGTCTGTCCGTGGGATCCAACTGCCACCACTGCCCCACCCAGCACAAGCCTCTGGGAGCCGCCGTGCACAG GCGGACAGACCGGAGCTCAGGCAGGGACTGCCCCGCAGCAGTGGCTCTGGGGAAGGGAGACGGCCTCTGCCAGCCTTGCCGCCTCTCCCACAGGGGGCGCTGTCACTGCCAGCTGCGCCCCAGAATGCAGCCACTGCTCGGGGACAAGTTCACACCTTGTCCACACTGCCACCAATAGCCTCCAGAAGTTTTCcaagaggcagagctgccagtgCTGTGAGAGCTACCACCAGCAGAGTGGCTGTCCCAGGTCTTCAGGACAACCCTCAGCCCCAGGAAACGGCAGTGAGGGCCGAGGGCTGGCAGGCAGATCTATCTGTCCCTGCACTCCCCCTCAGGCCTGCAGAGAAGACACCCGAGTCCCTCAGGCTGGCGTATCGGATGCGTCCAGCAGCCATAAGATCAGGACCCTGGCTGAAACCAGCACAACCTAGACAACGTGCACCCACCAGCACTGTAAGAACACCGGCACGAAGAACCCAGGTGCTGGCCCCCAAGGCTGGGAAAGTCACTGAGAATGAGACGCAACGTGCTGCCAGTGCTCAGGAGGACAGCGGAGATGCTCACAGGGTCTCTACATCACGCTccctggcagcagagcaggcagcagagaaggaagcagagcaggcagcagagcaggcagcagacaATGGTGCCAAAGATGCCGAAGACAGCAAAGAGAGGGCCCGCTCTGCCAGGAGAGGGGACAGgttcctgccctgctctcttTGCTGTTCCACCTACAGCGCTGTTGGCAAAGATGAGCAGGATGAGGGGAAAGACACCTCTGGGAGAGACGCTATGTCAGTGGCAGGAAAGGAGCCTGTGAGCACATCATTTCCTGGGGCAGAGGCCCTGCCTCCAGCGTCTTCAGTGCCTGGAAACCTTCAGCATGAT GAGGACAGCCTGGAGATCAGGGACACATTCACCCACAGCAGCACGCCAGGGGAGGGGAGACAGCCTCTGCCAACTTGTGGACCatccctgtgtgtccctgcaCCCCCTCTCAAGCCTGCACATGCCACACGCAAATCCTACAATTTGACATACAGAAGGCGTCCTGTAGCCACCAGACCTAGACCCTGCCGGAAACCAGCAAGTCCAAGGCAGAGTGCACCCACCAGCACTgaggaaacagcagcacaagcaaCGCAGTTGCTGGCCCCCCAGGTTGGGAGCAGCCCCACACATCAGACACCACCTGCTCCCAGTGCTCAGGAGGGCAGTAAAGATGCTGTCAAGGCCCCTGAATCACATTCCcaggaggcagagcaggcagcagaaggtggtgccagagctgctggcactcCTCAGGACATGCTGGTTGAAAAGGATGATGAAGAAAGGGCATGTTCCAGCAAGAGAGGGGGCATGTTCCTgcccttctttctttgctgctccacctccacctccaccaGTTCTCTGATGGATGAGGTGGAAGACGAGGAAGAGAGCGTAGACATTCCTATTTGGGAGGGATCACATAGTTATTCCTCAAC ACATCTTGATGACCAAGAAAACATAGAAGATAACAGGCAGTAG